The Christensenella timonensis DNA segment AAGCACAGGCGGCCTATATGACGGGGCAGGAGCCGAAGCCGGAGCTGATGGAGAAGATACAGAAGATGGGAGAGGTGCTGCAGTTCAACCCGAAGATTACGGAGTTTTTCACAGCGGAATACCGTTTCAATTCTTTGGTATCTGATATTTACAAGATTATCGGCGAAGCGTGCGACGTGGGCGCGAATATGTTTGACGAGGACTAACGACAGGAGAAGCGAAGTTTGGCAAAAAAACTGAACGACATTTACCTGAAAGAGAATAAGGAACTGGAGACGCATAAGATTTTAGTGGACAGCGAAAAGCCGCCCAAAAAGAAGAAAAAAGGGCCTTCTTCGGTGTGGAATAAGCTGCGCCCGGTCGTTGCGGTGGTGGTCAGCCTGGCGATCGTCGGGGGAATCGTTTACGGCGTCGTGGATTATGTGAAAGGCCATTACTTCGACCCGGTCGATGTAAACGATACGACGCCGATATCGGTAACGATCCCCAAGGGTTCTTCTTTGAGCAAGATTTCAGAGATATTATACGACAATGACCTGATCCAGAACAAGCAAGTATTTAAGTTTTATGTGGATTTTTCAGACATGTCCTCCAAGCTGAAGGCAGGTACGTATGAGCTTTCCAAAAATATGGATTTTGACGATCTCATCTATGCTTTGCAGCAGGGAAAATCCTCCGCGGGAACATTGCGCATCCAGTTTATCGAGGGGTTGGGCGTAACGGATTATGCGAACGTCCTGGTCGCGAGCGGTATACTTAAAAACACGACGGAATACCTTGAAGCTGCCAAAACAGGGGAAGGATTTACGGATTATCCGTTTATCGCGGAGGCAGTCGCGAAAAACGAAGAAAACGGCAACGGCATGCTATATGTCCTGGAAGGGTATTTGTTCCCGGACACCTATGATTTCTATACCAATGCCTCTGCTTCCGACGCGATCAAAAAGCAGCTCGACCGTTTTAACGAGATACTCGATATGAAAGCGGAGGGCAAGGAGCAGACCTACCGTGAGCGCGCCGAAGAGATCGGAATGTCCATTCACGAGGTTGTGACACTTGCCTCCATCATCGAAAAGGAAGCCAAAACGCCCGACTTCAAGAAGGTATCGATGGTGTTCCATAACCGCCTTGATCATGAAATGCGCCTGGATTCGGACGCGACGCTGGCATATGCTTTGGGCGTAAAGAAGCTGGCGCTTACGGACGCAGAGCTTGATACTGATTCGCCTTATAACACGCGTAAGATCATGGGGCTGCCCATTGGGCCTATCTGTAACCCGAGTAAGGCGGCGATCGAGGCGGCGCTTTATCCAGATGAAGATTATGAAGAATACTTCTACTTCACCTTGAAAGACCCCAAAACAGGTGAAATGGTGTTTGCCAAGACGCTTGAAGAGCATGATGCCAATGTGGCGGAATACGGACACCTGTATGCGGAAGCGGATGCGGAAAACGCTGCGAAGGCGGGAACCGAATGAGCAGGATAGAGCTGTTGGCACCTGCGGGAAACAGGGAGTGTATGGAGACCGCGTTTTATTTCGGCGCGGACGCTGTATATATGGCAGGCAAGGATTTTGGCTTGCGTGCTTTCGCGGACAACTTTACGGAGGAAGAGCTGCGCATGAGCGTGGCGTATGCGCATGCGCTTGGTAAAAAGATATATATCACAGTGAACGCAGTGCTTTTCAACCACGAGCTGGCCGCGCTGCCGGGGTACATTTCCCTGCTTGCCGAAATCGGCGCGGATGGGATCATTGTTTCTGATCCGGCTGTGTTGCAGGTTGTCAGGCAAGATGAAATACCGATCACAGTCCATCTGAGTACGCAGGCAAATACGACCAATTATTTGTCTGCTTCTTTTTGGCACGAGCAGGGTATAAAGCGTATCGTTTTGTCGCGCGAGGTGCCGCTTGAAGATATTAGGGCTATTCGTGAGAATACGCCGCAGTCGCTTGAGATCGAAGCCTTCGTGCATGGGGCGATGTGTGTTGCGCATTCGGGGCGATGCCTTTTGAGCTCTGCGCTGACGGGGCGCAGCGGCAATAAGGGAGCCTGCGCGCAGCCGTGCCGCTGGGAATATTACCTGTATGAAAAAGGGTATGAAGGACAGTATTTCAACATCATGGAGGACGAGCGGGGAACGTATATCATGAATTCGCGCGACCTGATGATGATCCGCTATATTCCGCAGCTGGTCGAAGCGGGCGTGACTTCTTTTAAGATCGAGGGACGGATGAAATCCGCTTATTACGTCGCTTCCGTCGTCAGTGCTTACCGGCGCGCGATAGACGCCTATTATGAGCAGGGAGCAAACTATGCCTTTGACGACAGGCTGGAAGAGGAACTGGTCAAATCCGCGACGCGTGGGTTTACGACCGGCTTCTTTTTTGGTAATCCGCGGCAGGCAGGACAGGATACGCAGCGGGATGTCGATTTGCGCAAATATACCTTTGTTGCCAAAATAACAGGTGATATGGCAGGCGGTATGGTTCACGTAGAGCAGAGGAACAAATTCAGCACGGGAGAAATGCTGGAGGTATTGTCGCCGGAGATACAGGGGGCGACTTTTAAGGTGGAGCGTATCGAAACGCTTACGGGAGAAATGCAGGAAAGCGCGCCGCACCCGCAGCAGGCCTTGCGGATCAACTGCCCCTATCCATTGAAACCGGGCGATCTGTTGCGTAGGCACGACTGACAGAGGAGAAACAGGAGCATGATACGATTTGGCCCGGCGGGGAATTCAGACGCGTTTTATGAGGAAGGATACAAGCATACGGTCGATGCGCCAAAGTGGATCCATGATATGGGCCTCAACGCATTTGAGTATTCGTTTGGCCGGGGTGTGAAGCTTAAGGAAGAGACCGGCGCGGCGATCCGGGAAAAGGCAGGGGAATTCGGCGTTGCCATGAGCGTGCACGCGCCGTATTATATCAATCTGGCCAACGATACAGAGGAAAAATTTGAAAAGAACCTGACCTATTTCCGCGAATCGACGGTCGCGGCAGGCTACCTGGGGGCGCAGAGGATCGTCTTTCATCCGGGATCGTGTGCGAAATGCGATAGGTCGGTCGCTTTTGAAAACGTAAAAAAGAATTTGAAGCGTATCATCGGGGCTTTAAAAGACGAGGGCTTCCAAAACTATATTTATTGTGCGGAAACGATGGGGAAATTGAACCAGATCGCTGATCTGGATGAAGTGGGCGAGCTGTCGCAGGTCGACGACTGTATTTATCCGGCAATCGATTTTGGACACCTGAACGCGCGTACCCTGGGCGGGATCAGGACGGGAAACGATTACCGGGCGATCATCGAGAAACTGAAAAACAGTGCGGGCGAAGAAAAAACGAATCATATGCATGTGCACTTTTCCCATATCCAATATACGGACAAGGGCGAGAAGATGCACCTGACCTTTGAAGATAAGCAGTGGGGGCCGTTCTTTGAACCGCTGGCGGAAATATTGGCGGAAAGAAATATGGAGCCGGTTATCATTTGTGAGTCCAAAGGGACACAGGCCAGGGATGCCCTTGCGATGAAAGAAATGTACGAGGCGGCAAAAAAATGACGATGATACAAAAAATCAGGCAACTGGACAGCGCGGAAGCGTACCTGCTTACCTCTGTGGAAAACGTGGCTTATGCCACAGGGTTTTCCGGGGACAGCTCGCAGGTGTTGGTGACGCCGGGAGGCGCTTTCTTTTTTACGGATTCACGTTTTGTGGAAATGGCGCGCGAAGAGATCGGCAGCCGTGCCGAAGTGATCTGCACCGGAGGACAGGAGAGGCTGCCGTCTATCGCGAAGCGCCTAAGCGGGATCGCGAGGCTGGGGATCGAGCAGGGGAATGTGACGGTCAGGGAGTTTGGTGAATTCAAGAAAGCGTTTCCCACCAAAGAGTATACTGATATTTCAGACGATATGCTCCTGATGCGTATGGTCAAAACGGAAGAAGAACTGGAGAAAATTGGTACTGCGGCCAGGGCAAATGAGGTCGCGCTTAACGAGCTGCTGCCATATATCAAACCGGGAGTCTGCGAGCTGGATATCCGGGCGGAGCTGGAGTACCGCATGAAAAAACAGGGGATGGACCTTGCTTTTCCCACGATCGCGGCAGGAGGGCTGAATTCTGCTGTCCCGCATGCGACGCCGTCAGGGTACCGGATACGAAGCGGGGATTTCTTAACGCTCGATTTTGGATGCCGGTACGATGGATATTGCTCGGATATTACGCGGACTTTTGGCATTGGAAATATTGACGGAGAGTCAAAAAAAATATATGATATAGTTAATGAAGCGCAAAGGCGCGCCCAGCAGGAAGCGCAGATCGGGGCAGATACTTACCGTGTGGATGAGGCGGCGCGCAGTTATATCGCGGAAAATGGTTATGGCGCCTACTATGACCACGGTACGGGGCATGGCGTAGGGCGGCAGATCCACGAGCTGCCGGTATTGAATCCGCGTTCCAGTTATATCCTGCAAAAGAATATGGTGTTCACCGTGGAACCGGGAATCTACGTGCCGGGCCTGGGTGGAGTGCGCATAGAAGATACGTTGGTCGCAGGACGCGGCAGCGTGTATGAATTCAGTAAAGAATTAATTTTGTTATAAGAAACAGGAGGTACGGTATTCATGGTTTCAGCCGGAGAATTCAGAAAAGGCATGACGATCGAGATCGATGAACAAGTTTGGGTGGTTGTTGATTTTCAGCATGTAAAGCCCGGAAAGGGAGCGGCATTCGTCCGCACGAAGATCAAAAACGTCGTGACGGGAAGCGTGCTGGAAAAAACGTTCAACCCCACGGAAAAATTTCCGCCGGCGCGTGTGGACAGGAAAGAGATGCAGTATTTATACAATGACGGTGAGCTTTATCATTTCATGGATACGGAAACATACGAACAGCTGCCGCTCAACTTTGACAAGGTGGAAGGTGCGCTTCCGTATATTACAGAAAATATGAATGTGACGATCAAGTTTTTCAAGGGAGAGGCTTTTTCCGTGGAACCGCCGAACTTTGTAGAGCTCGAAGTAACGGAAACAGAACCCGGATTCAAGGGGGATACGGCAACCGCAGGCAATAAACCGGCAATCATGGAAACCGGTGCCAAGATCATGGTCCCGCTGTTTATCAATGCGGGGGACAAAATCAGGATCGATACGCGCACCGGGGATTATATGGAAAGAGTGTAAGGCATTCGTAAATTAGTGTTTTTCCTTGAAAATACTGGGTATAAATGTTTTATTAAAAAAGAATCGGAGGCGATTTAAAAATGGCAGATACAAATTTATCCACACAGGATACGACGGCAATCAAGAAAGAAAGTAATGGTACGATTACGTTTGCAAACGAAGTGATCGCGACCATCGCAGGCCTTGCGGCAGTTGATATTCCCGGTGTTGCGGGAATGAGCGGCGGTTTTGTGGATGGTATCACGGAACTGGTCGGCAGAAAAAATCTTTCCAAGGGGATCAAGGTCGAAGTAGGTACGGAAGAAGTTGCGGTGGATATCGCCATTGTCGTGGAATACGGTATGCCGGTTCCTGAAATTGCTCAAAATATCCAGATGAGCGTGATGAAGGCCGTGGAAACGATGACGGGCCTTAAAGTCGTCGAAGTAAACGTCAACGTGCAGGGAATCAAGTTCAAAGAACAATCAACACGTACGGCGGAGCCGAAAGACAAGGACAAAGAAAAAGAAGCGAAGCCGGTCAAGGCGCCCAGAGTAAAATGACAGAAGAATAAAGTTTTTACAGTACCCGGCCTTTCAAACAGGAGGCCGGGTATCTTCAATCATCGCGTGAACTTACTGACTGGGTGGGGGTGCGCGCTTACGAGGAGGAAGCTTCCATGAAAATGAAGACAGGGACCCGCATTGTTTTTACGGTTTATTTGTTTGCAGTCATTGCATTATGCGTATTTCTCCTGGGAATCCTTGCGGGGATATTCCGGCCGGATTCGCTATCGGATTTTATCTACACCATGCAGAACGGAATGATCTGGTATAAGGTACTGTACGCGGTCATCGGTATCGTCGTCATTATCGTCAGCTTTATGCTAATGTTCTTCGGGACGGGAAAAGTGACGCCCAAGACGGCTAAGGTAGCTGTGTTTGACAGTGGCAGTATCCTGATCACGGTGAAAGCGATCGAAGAGCTGGTGGAACGTTTTGTACACGAGAAAAAGGAGATCAAGGGACTGAAAACCAATGTGATTTCCTACGATGACGCGATCGACATCAATATCGATGTTTCCGTATTGCCGGATGTCGATATTCCGGAAGTCACAAAGGATCTGCAGGCAGGACTTGCGGACTATATCCAGAAGCATACAGGCATCACGGTAAAGCAGACGAAAATCATGGTTACCGGCCTGAAGGAAAATTCGATCAAAGCGTCCTGACGATCGGGAGGCATAGGGATGAAAGAGAAGTTTTTAGAATGGCTGGGCGAAAACAAAGGACTGTTCTGGGGTATTGTGATCGGCCTTTTGGTTGCGATCCTGTTCCTCACGATCGGATTCTGGGCAACGCTTTTGATCGCGATTTGCGTAGGAGTCGGCGCGTTTTTGGGATCGAGGCCGGATATCCGGGCCTTGATCGGCGAATGGTTTGTTAATTTGTTCAGCAAGAAGAATTAAATGGTGCTAGTGTAAGGGGTATGGAATGAGCAGAAGAAGCGCACGCGAAGCAGCGATGAAGCTTTTATATGAGTACAGCATTACGGATATTTTGAGCAAGGATACGATCAAGGAAGCGCCGGATGTGCTGGAAGCGGATACGCTGGATGAAGACAATATGCGCTATATTGACAGCATTGTAGAGCAGTTCCCGGAAAAGCGGGAGGAAATCGATACGATTATTTCAGAAAATTCACATTCGTGGAAGATCGACAGGATCGCAAAGGTCGACCTGGCGATCCTGCGGCTGGCGCTTTTTGAGATATTGTATATGGGTATCCCGGATAAGGTGACCATCAATGAAGCGGTGGAGCTTGCAAAGAAGTATTCGGCAGATAAGTCCTATAAATACATCAACGGGCTGTTGGGCGGATATTTGAAAAAAGGGGAAGCCTGATGAAGGTTTTTCTGGGTATCGATACAAGCTGCTACACGACGTCGGCTGCTTTGGCGGACGAGGACAAAAACATAGTATGTAATTTGAAAATACCGCTTGAGGTTGCGCAGGGAAAAAAAGGCCTGCAGCAGTCTCAGGCTGTATTTCTTCATATCAGGAATTTGCGGACGATGTTTGAGCGAAATATCCTGGCAAGCTATGGGGATATTGCGGCGGTCTGTGTCAGTGCCGCGCCCCGTCCGCAGGAAGGTTCTTACATGCCGGTGTTCACAGTGAGCGCTATGGCGGGGGCGTTGGCGTCCAGCGTGACGGGAGCAGGGCTTTTTTATGCGACGCACCAGCACGGGCACATTGCGGCGGCGTTGATCGGGAACCGGAAACCGGAACAGTTTTTGGCGGTGCATGTATCCGGCGGAACGACGGAGATATTGAAAGTAGCCGCGCAGAAAACGGGCTTTGATATCGAGGTAGCAGGCGCAACAAAGGATATCGCGGCGGGACAGGTCATAGACCGTTTGGGGCAGATGTTGGCAATGCCGTTCCCGGCGGGAAGGTATGTCGAGGAGTGTGCGCAGGGAAGTACGGGGGAGCTGGGATTCAAGGTCAGTACAAATGGTACGGAGATGAATTTTTCGGGCGTTGAAGCACAGATGGGCCGCGCCCTTAAAACGCATAGTGCGGAGACGGTGTGTGCTTCGGTACTGACGGCGGTCGCCAAGACGCTGGAACGCTCCGTGAAAGAGGCTGTAAAGCAAAGCGGGCTTTGTGATGTTTTGTTTTTCGGCGGGGTGATGAGCAACCGTAAGATACGGGCCTACCTTGCGGAACGCATACCGGAAGCGCAATTTGCTAAAATAGAATATTCCGCCGACAATGCGGCAGGACTCGCAGTGTTGGCGTCAGATTTTGAAAGGGGTAGTGAAGTATGAGTGCACAAATCATCAGCGGGAAGGAACTTTCGGCAGAGATCAGGGAACAGCTTAAGGAACGAGTGAGGGAGCTCAAGGAAGAACGTGGGATCACGCCGGGGTTGGCGGTCATCCAGGTGGGCGACGACGGCGGATCGACCATTTATGTGAACAATAAGGAAAAGGCGTGCGCGGAGGTCGGGATTTACTCTGAAGTGAACCGCCTGCCTGAGGAAACGACCCAGGAAGAGCTGCTTGCAATGGTGGAGCAGTATAACGATAATCCAAAGATACACGGCTTGCTCGTGCAGCTTCCGCTTCCGGAGCATATCGATGAGGACGAGGTGTTAAAACGCATCAATCCGAAGAAGGACGTGGACGGCTTCCATGTGCAAAATGCAGGCAGTCTGTTTACGGGATTGCCGGGTTTGGTGGCCTGTACGCCCAAGGGCATCATCAAGCTGATCAAGAAAACGGGGATCGATATCACAGGGAAAAATGCTGTGGTGATCGGCCGGAGCAACATCGTTGGAAAACCTGTAGCGATCTTGCTGCTCAACGAAAATGCCACGGTGACGATCTGCCATTCAAAGACGAAGGACTTGCCCGGCGTGTGCTCTGAGGCAGATATTCTGGTGGCGGCGATCGGCAGGCCTGAATTTGTGACAAAGGAGTTCGTCAAGCCGGGGGCAGTGGTCATCGATGTGGGCACTTCGCGCGTGGACGGAAAGCTCAAAGGCGATGTGAAGTTTGACGAAGTGAGCGAAGTGGCGGGATACATCACGCCGGTACCGGGCGGCGTTGGGCCGATGACGATCACGATGCTCATGGAAAATACGGTGGACGCAGGCGAAATGTATGGATGAACTTGTATTGAGCGTAGGGGAACTGAATACCTACGTGGCCGATAGGCTCTCCGGCGATCCTTTCCTGGAAGAAATTTGGGTCAAAGGGGAAGTGACGGACTTTAGTATGCGCATGAGTACGATTTATTTTGTGCTGCGCGACGAGCAGGCTGCCATCGATTGTATGCTTTTTGACTGCGAGGATGCCCAGCGTTATGCGGAAATCTTAGCGGAAGGGCAGACGGTCTTGGTGCGCGGCGATATTTCCATTTACCGAAAAAACGGAAAATACCGCTTGATCGTACGCGAGCTGCAGATGGCGGGCATGGGGGAGCTTTACATGCAATTCCTCCTGTTAAAAGAAAAGCTGCAGGAAAAAGGCGTATTTGACGAGGCACGGAAAAGGCCGATCCCCAAATATCCAAAGAAGATCGGGATCGTGACCTCTGCACAAGGAGCGGCAATACAGGACATCAAAAATATTGCCCAGCGGAGAAACCCGGCAATCAGGCTGGTACTGTACCCGGTCAGGGTGCAGGGACTGGACGCACCTTCGGAAATCGTGCGGGGGATCGAATACTTC contains these protein-coding regions:
- a CDS encoding YlbF family regulator; translation: MVNVYDKANELAAIIKQSEEYKEYLKIKDEVYEDEQNKRMIKDYKKLQFEAQAAYMTGQEPKPELMEKIQKMGEVLQFNPKITEFFTAEYRFNSLVSDIYKIIGEACDVGANMFDED
- the mltG gene encoding endolytic transglycosylase MltG, translating into MAKKLNDIYLKENKELETHKILVDSEKPPKKKKKGPSSVWNKLRPVVAVVVSLAIVGGIVYGVVDYVKGHYFDPVDVNDTTPISVTIPKGSSLSKISEILYDNDLIQNKQVFKFYVDFSDMSSKLKAGTYELSKNMDFDDLIYALQQGKSSAGTLRIQFIEGLGVTDYANVLVASGILKNTTEYLEAAKTGEGFTDYPFIAEAVAKNEENGNGMLYVLEGYLFPDTYDFYTNASASDAIKKQLDRFNEILDMKAEGKEQTYRERAEEIGMSIHEVVTLASIIEKEAKTPDFKKVSMVFHNRLDHEMRLDSDATLAYALGVKKLALTDAELDTDSPYNTRKIMGLPIGPICNPSKAAIEAALYPDEDYEEYFYFTLKDPKTGEMVFAKTLEEHDANVAEYGHLYAEADAENAAKAGTE
- a CDS encoding peptidase U32 family protein; the protein is MSRIELLAPAGNRECMETAFYFGADAVYMAGKDFGLRAFADNFTEEELRMSVAYAHALGKKIYITVNAVLFNHELAALPGYISLLAEIGADGIIVSDPAVLQVVRQDEIPITVHLSTQANTTNYLSASFWHEQGIKRIVLSREVPLEDIRAIRENTPQSLEIEAFVHGAMCVAHSGRCLLSSALTGRSGNKGACAQPCRWEYYLYEKGYEGQYFNIMEDERGTYIMNSRDLMMIRYIPQLVEAGVTSFKIEGRMKSAYYVASVVSAYRRAIDAYYEQGANYAFDDRLEEELVKSATRGFTTGFFFGNPRQAGQDTQRDVDLRKYTFVAKITGDMAGGMVHVEQRNKFSTGEMLEVLSPEIQGATFKVERIETLTGEMQESAPHPQQALRINCPYPLKPGDLLRRHD
- a CDS encoding TIM barrel protein, with amino-acid sequence MIRFGPAGNSDAFYEEGYKHTVDAPKWIHDMGLNAFEYSFGRGVKLKEETGAAIREKAGEFGVAMSVHAPYYINLANDTEEKFEKNLTYFRESTVAAGYLGAQRIVFHPGSCAKCDRSVAFENVKKNLKRIIGALKDEGFQNYIYCAETMGKLNQIADLDEVGELSQVDDCIYPAIDFGHLNARTLGGIRTGNDYRAIIEKLKNSAGEEKTNHMHVHFSHIQYTDKGEKMHLTFEDKQWGPFFEPLAEILAERNMEPVIICESKGTQARDALAMKEMYEAAKK
- a CDS encoding M24 family metallopeptidase, which translates into the protein MTMIQKIRQLDSAEAYLLTSVENVAYATGFSGDSSQVLVTPGGAFFFTDSRFVEMAREEIGSRAEVICTGGQERLPSIAKRLSGIARLGIEQGNVTVREFGEFKKAFPTKEYTDISDDMLLMRMVKTEEELEKIGTAARANEVALNELLPYIKPGVCELDIRAELEYRMKKQGMDLAFPTIAAGGLNSAVPHATPSGYRIRSGDFLTLDFGCRYDGYCSDITRTFGIGNIDGESKKIYDIVNEAQRRAQQEAQIGADTYRVDEAARSYIAENGYGAYYDHGTGHGVGRQIHELPVLNPRSSYILQKNMVFTVEPGIYVPGLGGVRIEDTLVAGRGSVYEFSKELILL
- the efp gene encoding elongation factor P, yielding MVSAGEFRKGMTIEIDEQVWVVVDFQHVKPGKGAAFVRTKIKNVVTGSVLEKTFNPTEKFPPARVDRKEMQYLYNDGELYHFMDTETYEQLPLNFDKVEGALPYITENMNVTIKFFKGEAFSVEPPNFVELEVTETEPGFKGDTATAGNKPAIMETGAKIMVPLFINAGDKIRIDTRTGDYMERV
- a CDS encoding Asp23/Gls24 family envelope stress response protein, which translates into the protein MADTNLSTQDTTAIKKESNGTITFANEVIATIAGLAAVDIPGVAGMSGGFVDGITELVGRKNLSKGIKVEVGTEEVAVDIAIVVEYGMPVPEIAQNIQMSVMKAVETMTGLKVVEVNVNVQGIKFKEQSTRTAEPKDKDKEKEAKPVKAPRVK
- the amaP gene encoding alkaline shock response membrane anchor protein AmaP — translated: MKTGTRIVFTVYLFAVIALCVFLLGILAGIFRPDSLSDFIYTMQNGMIWYKVLYAVIGIVVIIVSFMLMFFGTGKVTPKTAKVAVFDSGSILITVKAIEELVERFVHEKKEIKGLKTNVISYDDAIDINIDVSVLPDVDIPEVTKDLQAGLADYIQKHTGITVKQTKIMVTGLKENSIKAS
- a CDS encoding DUF2273 domain-containing protein gives rise to the protein MKEKFLEWLGENKGLFWGIVIGLLVAILFLTIGFWATLLIAICVGVGAFLGSRPDIRALIGEWFVNLFSKKN
- the nusB gene encoding transcription antitermination factor NusB — protein: MSRRSAREAAMKLLYEYSITDILSKDTIKEAPDVLEADTLDEDNMRYIDSIVEQFPEKREEIDTIISENSHSWKIDRIAKVDLAILRLALFEILYMGIPDKVTINEAVELAKKYSADKSYKYINGLLGGYLKKGEA
- a CDS encoding tRNA (adenosine(37)-N6)-threonylcarbamoyltransferase complex transferase subunit TsaD produces the protein MKVFLGIDTSCYTTSAALADEDKNIVCNLKIPLEVAQGKKGLQQSQAVFLHIRNLRTMFERNILASYGDIAAVCVSAAPRPQEGSYMPVFTVSAMAGALASSVTGAGLFYATHQHGHIAAALIGNRKPEQFLAVHVSGGTTEILKVAAQKTGFDIEVAGATKDIAAGQVIDRLGQMLAMPFPAGRYVEECAQGSTGELGFKVSTNGTEMNFSGVEAQMGRALKTHSAETVCASVLTAVAKTLERSVKEAVKQSGLCDVLFFGGVMSNRKIRAYLAERIPEAQFAKIEYSADNAAGLAVLASDFERGSEV
- the folD gene encoding bifunctional methylenetetrahydrofolate dehydrogenase/methenyltetrahydrofolate cyclohydrolase FolD — protein: MSAQIISGKELSAEIREQLKERVRELKEERGITPGLAVIQVGDDGGSTIYVNNKEKACAEVGIYSEVNRLPEETTQEELLAMVEQYNDNPKIHGLLVQLPLPEHIDEDEVLKRINPKKDVDGFHVQNAGSLFTGLPGLVACTPKGIIKLIKKTGIDITGKNAVVIGRSNIVGKPVAILLLNENATVTICHSKTKDLPGVCSEADILVAAIGRPEFVTKEFVKPGAVVIDVGTSRVDGKLKGDVKFDEVSEVAGYITPVPGGVGPMTITMLMENTVDAGEMYG